Proteins from a single region of Thiomicrorhabdus sp. Kp2:
- the glyQ gene encoding glycine--tRNA ligase subunit alpha encodes MSAQAATDIRTFQGLIQSLQAYWAEQGCVVMQPYDNEMGAGTFHPSTFLRSIGPEPWRAAYVQPCRRPTDGRYGENPNRLQHYYQFQVMLKPSPDNIQELYLESLKVMGVDPLEHDIRFVEDNWESPTLGAWGLGWEVWMNGMEVTQFTYFQQVGGLECRPVTGEITYGLERIAMYLQGVDSVYDLVWVDGPGGKVTYGDVFHQNEVEMSTYNFEKADTAILFRTFDECEQIFAKLVEDKLPLPAYEQVLKASHAFNMLDARHAISVTERARFIGRVRTMAKQIAESYYEGREALGFPLVKDTATQEAK; translated from the coding sequence GTGTCGGCACAAGCAGCAACAGATATTCGCACATTTCAGGGGCTAATTCAGTCTCTTCAAGCCTACTGGGCAGAACAAGGTTGTGTGGTTATGCAACCCTATGATAATGAAATGGGGGCAGGAACCTTCCACCCATCCACATTCTTAAGATCTATTGGCCCAGAGCCATGGCGTGCGGCCTATGTTCAGCCTTGTCGTCGTCCTACTGATGGTCGTTACGGTGAAAACCCAAACCGCTTACAGCACTATTACCAATTTCAAGTTATGCTCAAGCCATCACCTGATAATATTCAAGAACTCTATTTAGAATCGCTAAAAGTGATGGGGGTTGACCCGCTTGAACACGATATTCGTTTTGTAGAAGATAACTGGGAATCCCCCACTTTAGGTGCCTGGGGGCTAGGTTGGGAAGTTTGGATGAACGGTATGGAAGTCACCCAGTTCACTTATTTTCAACAGGTTGGTGGGTTAGAGTGCCGACCAGTAACAGGTGAAATCACTTATGGTCTTGAACGAATCGCCATGTATCTGCAAGGTGTAGACTCTGTATATGACTTAGTTTGGGTCGATGGCCCAGGCGGTAAAGTGACTTACGGTGATGTTTTTCACCAAAACGAAGTGGAAATGTCGACTTATAATTTTGAAAAAGCCGATACTGCGATTTTGTTCCGCACTTTTGATGAGTGTGAACAAATCTTTGCCAAGTTAGTTGAAGATAAATTGCCTTTGCCTGCTTACGAACAGGTATTAAAAGCCTCACATGCCTTCAATATGTTAGATGCTCGTCACGCCATTAGTGTGACAGAGCGGGCTCGTTTTATCGGTCGAGTGCGCACTATGGCAAAACAGATTGCCGAATCCTATTATGAGGGGCGTGAAGCTTTAGGTTTTCCGTTGGTAAAAGACACAGCTACTCAGGAGGCTAAATAA
- a CDS encoding sulfurtransferase TusA family protein, translating into MSQLETTDATPIFVDAKGLKCPMPVIKLQQQARVTRPGSLILIACTDPGAEKDIGSWCKVNKHEILEVKNSEYGCEITVKVQGALQNQTQ; encoded by the coding sequence ATGAGTCAATTAGAGACAACAGATGCCACCCCTATTTTTGTCGATGCAAAAGGCTTAAAGTGCCCCATGCCAGTTATTAAACTACAGCAACAAGCAAGAGTTACCAGGCCTGGTAGTTTGATTCTCATTGCTTGCACGGATCCTGGTGCTGAAAAAGACATCGGCAGCTGGTGTAAAGTGAACAAACATGAAATTCTTGAGGTAAAAAACAGTGAATATGGCTGTGAAATTACGGTTAAAGTGCAAGGAGCCCTTCAAAATCAAACACAATAA
- a CDS encoding peptidoglycan DD-metalloendopeptidase family protein gives MKNWPISPKLSKLALSLTLAVGVISLLPTPSVANLPLEITTLPLPEIKSSENKSVQVKNNDDLVEQAWKEHTVKIGKNDSLSTALDKVKINASTTYNIGRLSNSNLITNLRVGDELKIWVDKNDNLQKILYPKSRTLAYEVVKTDTGYQIHEKRSKVEIRTETAYGTIDGAFYLAAEKAGLSAKSIMNIADMFAWDIDFVRELRKGDTLKVIYETRYLNGEYLGDGDVLAAQITTDGGKDKHNAFILRDKKGIIGFYDENGKNLKKAFLRAPVDYVRITSKFNPKRFHPVLKKWRSHRGVDYGGPKNTPIRVTGNGKIIARGWGNGYGNHIKVQHAGKYMTVYGHLNKFGKYKKGQFVKQGDVIGYMGMTGLATGVHLHYEFRINGKHVDPLKVKFPAAGPIASKYKDKFNQNSQFLLSQLNRLNTHTHIARSFE, from the coding sequence ATGAAAAATTGGCCCATATCACCAAAACTTTCTAAACTTGCACTGTCACTGACTCTAGCTGTGGGCGTAATTAGCCTGTTACCTACCCCCTCTGTTGCCAATTTACCTTTAGAAATAACAACCTTGCCTCTTCCTGAAATAAAATCTTCAGAAAACAAAAGTGTTCAGGTTAAAAACAATGATGACTTGGTTGAACAAGCCTGGAAAGAACATACAGTCAAGATTGGTAAAAACGACTCACTCAGCACCGCGTTAGATAAGGTCAAAATCAATGCTTCAACAACTTACAATATTGGTCGCTTAAGTAACAGTAATTTAATTACCAATTTACGGGTGGGTGATGAACTCAAAATTTGGGTAGATAAAAATGATAATCTACAAAAAATCCTCTACCCTAAATCGAGAACTCTTGCTTACGAAGTGGTTAAAACCGACACGGGTTACCAAATCCATGAGAAGCGATCTAAAGTAGAAATTCGTACTGAAACGGCTTATGGAACCATTGATGGTGCTTTTTATTTGGCCGCGGAAAAAGCTGGTTTAAGCGCTAAAAGCATTATGAATATTGCCGATATGTTTGCCTGGGATATCGATTTTGTAAGAGAGTTACGCAAAGGCGATACCCTTAAAGTTATTTATGAAACTCGTTATCTAAATGGAGAGTATTTAGGCGATGGCGATGTGCTTGCGGCGCAAATTACCACTGACGGCGGTAAAGATAAACACAATGCATTTATTCTTCGTGACAAAAAAGGCATTATTGGCTTTTATGATGAAAACGGCAAAAACCTAAAAAAAGCTTTCTTACGAGCTCCCGTTGATTACGTTCGCATTACCTCTAAATTTAATCCTAAACGTTTTCACCCTGTTTTAAAAAAATGGCGCTCTCACCGTGGCGTGGATTATGGCGGTCCAAAAAACACCCCCATTAGAGTGACAGGAAACGGAAAAATTATTGCACGTGGCTGGGGTAATGGCTATGGGAACCATATTAAAGTGCAACACGCTGGCAAATACATGACGGTGTATGGTCACCTTAATAAGTTTGGCAAATATAAAAAAGGTCAATTTGTTAAACAAGGTGACGTCATTGGTTATATGGGTATGACAGGCCTGGCAACTGGTGTGCACTTACACTATGAGTTCCGCATCAATGGCAAGCACGTAGACCCTTTAAAGGTAAAGTTTCCAGCTGCGGGACCTATTGCCAGCAAGTATAAAGACAAATTTAACCAAAACAGCCAGTTCTTGCTGAGTCAGCTCAACCGATTAAATACGCACACCCATATTGCTCGGAGTTTTGAGTAG
- a CDS encoding anhydro-N-acetylmuramic acid kinase, with product MPKPHYFIGLMSGTSADGVDAALIEISQNNIKLIDFLTHQLPSELKQTLIQLNSQPNIALHTLCSLQKNVADVFSLGTLELLKRNNLQASDIQAIGSHGQTIFHAPEIPMSLQIGHPAFIAKTTGITTVADFRVDDMALGGQGAPFAPAFHHRLFANGSDTFVINIGGIANMSYIPAVTSQQKVLGWDTGPGNALMDDICQNHLKLDYDPNGINAQKGRIQPALLKHLLAHPYFTLSAPKSTGRDTFHSEWVNSMLSEHSIEINHFDLLATLCEVTAISISQQIKTINLNTTEKANVWIVGGGAHNDFLVSRIQQHLPKHMVASSQNNNMNPDAIEAMMFAWLAEQRLHNKTVQLSAVTGANRDAVLGGIWHP from the coding sequence ATGCCCAAGCCTCATTACTTCATTGGTTTAATGTCTGGCACCAGTGCCGATGGAGTAGATGCAGCTTTAATAGAAATCTCCCAGAACAACATTAAACTGATCGATTTTTTAACCCATCAACTGCCTAGTGAACTGAAACAGACACTTATTCAGCTAAATTCACAACCCAATATTGCATTACACACCCTGTGTTCACTTCAAAAAAACGTCGCCGATGTTTTTAGTCTTGGCACCCTAGAGTTGCTTAAAAGAAATAACCTGCAAGCATCAGATATTCAAGCCATCGGCAGCCATGGACAAACCATTTTTCACGCTCCAGAAATTCCAATGTCCTTGCAGATTGGACATCCTGCTTTTATTGCCAAGACGACTGGCATTACTACCGTGGCTGATTTTAGAGTTGATGATATGGCTTTAGGTGGACAAGGTGCCCCGTTTGCACCTGCTTTTCACCACAGACTATTTGCAAATGGTTCTGATACCTTTGTTATTAATATAGGTGGCATTGCAAATATGAGCTATATACCTGCTGTTACTAGCCAACAAAAAGTGCTTGGATGGGACACTGGGCCTGGTAATGCATTGATGGATGACATCTGTCAAAACCACCTTAAATTAGACTATGATCCCAATGGTATAAATGCCCAAAAAGGTCGTATTCAACCAGCGCTATTAAAGCACTTATTAGCACACCCTTACTTTACGTTAAGCGCACCTAAAAGCACAGGAAGAGACACCTTTCATTCAGAATGGGTTAACTCAATGCTCAGCGAGCATAGTATTGAAATCAACCACTTTGACTTGCTGGCAACGTTATGTGAAGTCACTGCTATTTCAATCAGTCAGCAAATCAAAACCATTAATTTAAACACAACTGAAAAAGCGAACGTATGGATTGTAGGTGGTGGCGCACATAATGATTTTCTTGTTTCAAGAATTCAACAGCATCTACCTAAGCACATGGTAGCAAGCAGTCAAAACAACAATATGAACCCTGATGCGATAGAGGCGATGATGTTTGCTTGGCTTGCAGAACAAAGACTACACAACAAAACAGTGCAACTATCCGCTGTTACAGGTGCTAATCGAGATGCTGTTCTTGGCGGAATTTGGCATCCATAA
- a CDS encoding citrate synthase: protein MQYIPGLAGVPATESKISYIDGQKGLLAYRGYDIQELAEFSSFEETTLLLLFGDLPTADELERFDNLLRNNRRIKYNIREIMKNLPSTTHPMHMLQVVVASLASFYPSTEYMKGASENQDYINDVTVKIIAHMGTLVANWEYIRNGYDPIQPRKDLNYAENFLYMLTGEEPDKDWARLLDAILILHAEHTINASTFTTMVTGSTLANPCSVISSAIASLSGPLHGGANQKVIEMLDEIGSPENARPYIENRLANKKVIWGMGHREYKTKDPRASILQKLSTELLQKKSGAGELSKAFATAMEVEKVCEELLGHKGVYPNVDFYSGILYKEMGFDPGLFTPIFAVARSAGWMAHWREQLQNNKIFRPTQVYTGSGKSCYIPVNQRGNGDNDLL from the coding sequence ATGCAGTACATTCCAGGGTTGGCTGGTGTTCCAGCAACAGAATCAAAAATTTCTTATATTGATGGCCAAAAAGGGTTATTAGCCTATCGTGGTTATGATATTCAAGAGCTAGCGGAGTTTTCCTCTTTTGAGGAAACCACACTACTGCTTTTGTTTGGTGACTTGCCAACGGCTGATGAGCTAGAACGTTTTGATAACTTGCTTAGAAACAATCGCCGCATTAAATACAATATTCGCGAGATTATGAAAAACCTACCGTCAACCACGCATCCAATGCATATGCTGCAAGTGGTGGTAGCGAGTTTGGCAAGTTTTTACCCCAGTACAGAATATATGAAAGGCGCCTCTGAAAACCAAGATTACATTAATGATGTAACGGTAAAAATTATCGCACACATGGGGACTTTAGTGGCTAACTGGGAGTATATTCGTAATGGTTACGACCCAATTCAGCCACGAAAAGACCTTAACTACGCAGAGAACTTCTTGTATATGTTAACGGGCGAAGAGCCTGATAAAGATTGGGCTCGTTTATTAGATGCGATTTTAATTCTGCATGCTGAACATACAATTAATGCCTCTACGTTTACTACCATGGTAACGGGGTCTACTTTAGCAAACCCTTGTTCGGTTATCTCTTCGGCAATTGCCTCTTTGTCAGGACCTTTGCATGGTGGCGCAAATCAGAAAGTGATTGAAATGTTAGATGAGATTGGTTCGCCTGAAAATGCTCGTCCTTATATTGAAAATCGCTTGGCGAATAAAAAAGTGATTTGGGGAATGGGGCATAGAGAGTACAAAACTAAAGATCCTCGTGCTTCGATTTTACAAAAATTATCAACCGAACTCCTTCAGAAAAAGTCGGGTGCAGGCGAATTAAGTAAAGCTTTTGCAACAGCCATGGAAGTCGAGAAGGTTTGTGAAGAGTTACTAGGCCACAAAGGGGTTTATCCTAATGTGGATTTCTACTCAGGTATTCTTTATAAAGAGATGGGCTTTGATCCAGGTTTATTTACACCAATCTTTGCAGTAGCACGTTCTGCAGGTTGGATGGCGCATTGGCGTGAACAGTTACAGAACAATAAAATCTTTAGGCCAACACAGGTCTATACAGGTTCTGGAAAGTCTTGTTATATTCCAGTGAATCAGCGTGGCAATGGCGATAACGATCTTTTGTAA
- the erpA gene encoding iron-sulfur cluster insertion protein ErpA → MSDIPQPLDFTEAAANKVSGLIEDEQNPNLKLRVYITGGGCSGFSYGFTFDETQADDDTVVTKGNVTLLVDSMSFQYLVGAKIDYLEDLQGARFVIENPNATTTCGCGSSFSV, encoded by the coding sequence ATGTCTGATATTCCACAACCGCTTGATTTTACTGAAGCAGCAGCAAATAAAGTGAGCGGATTAATAGAAGATGAACAGAACCCTAATTTGAAGTTGCGTGTTTATATTACAGGTGGTGGTTGTTCTGGTTTTTCTTACGGCTTTACGTTTGATGAGACCCAAGCTGATGATGATACAGTGGTTACAAAAGGTAATGTAACCTTGCTGGTAGATTCAATGAGTTTTCAATATTTGGTTGGTGCCAAAATTGATTATTTAGAAGACTTACAAGGCGCTCGCTTTGTTATCGAAAACCCCAATGCAACGACGACTTGTGGGTGTGGTTCATCATTTAGCGTTTAG
- the argC gene encoding N-acetyl-gamma-glutamyl-phosphate reductase: protein MTKVKVGIVGGTGYTGVELLRLLANHPNAEVNAITSRGEAGVPVAEMFPNLRGFYDIAFSEPDIDVLKKCDVVFFATPHGVAMKMTPELIESGVRVIDLAADFRIDDLDVWESWYGMPHACPSVMDEVVYGLPELFREKIKTARVIANPGCYPTAVQLGFQPLLKAGLVDIDHLIADAKSGVSGAGRGAKVSSLAAETSEGFKAYGINGHRHLPEIAQGLELMANAKVNLTFVPHLIPTIRGIEATLYGKLTKNVSQEELQELFEATYAQEPFVDVMPANSLPDTRLVKGSNMCRMAVYRPEGGDVVVVTSVIDNLVKGAAGQAVQNMNIMFDLEEDAGLNHVALLP from the coding sequence ATGACTAAAGTAAAAGTTGGAATCGTAGGCGGTACAGGTTATACCGGTGTGGAATTATTACGTTTATTGGCAAATCATCCAAATGCGGAAGTAAATGCCATTACCTCTCGTGGTGAAGCAGGCGTTCCTGTTGCTGAGATGTTCCCTAACTTACGTGGATTTTACGATATCGCTTTTTCTGAGCCTGATATTGATGTGCTGAAAAAGTGTGATGTGGTATTTTTTGCCACGCCACATGGCGTCGCTATGAAGATGACACCAGAGTTAATTGAGTCTGGGGTTAGGGTGATTGATTTAGCGGCTGATTTTCGTATTGATGATTTGGACGTTTGGGAGTCGTGGTATGGAATGCCGCACGCCTGTCCAAGTGTTATGGATGAAGTGGTATATGGCTTGCCTGAGTTGTTTCGTGAAAAAATTAAAACGGCACGAGTGATTGCTAATCCAGGTTGTTATCCAACTGCAGTTCAGCTAGGTTTTCAGCCTTTATTAAAGGCAGGCCTGGTCGATATTGATCACTTAATTGCGGACGCCAAATCGGGTGTGAGTGGTGCGGGTCGTGGTGCTAAAGTTAGCTCTTTAGCCGCAGAAACCAGCGAAGGCTTTAAGGCTTATGGTATTAATGGTCATCGTCACCTTCCTGAAATTGCACAGGGATTAGAGTTGATGGCTAATGCCAAGGTGAACTTAACGTTTGTACCACATCTCATTCCAACCATACGTGGTATTGAAGCGACGTTATATGGAAAGTTGACCAAAAATGTATCTCAAGAAGAGTTACAAGAACTATTTGAGGCCACTTACGCTCAAGAACCTTTTGTGGATGTGATGCCTGCGAATAGCTTGCCTGATACACGTTTAGTAAAAGGTTCAAATATGTGTCGCATGGCTGTTTATCGACCAGAAGGTGGTGATGTTGTGGTTGTAACTTCGGTGATTGATAACCTGGTTAAAGGTGCGGCAGGTCAAGCGGTACAAAATATGAATATAATGTTTGATTTAGAAGAGGATGCGGGTCTAAATCACGTTGCATTGTTACCTTAA